The following is a genomic window from Chryseobacterium ginsenosidimutans.
TCGGTACTCATAACGAAATTTCTTCTGAGCTCGTAATGGATAAAATGAAAACTGCTTCATTAGAAAATGGCAATCCACATATATATTTTGGACAACTTTACGGGATGAGTGATAATATTACATTCTATTTGTCTGATAAAGGCTATAATGCAGCAAAATATCTTCCTTACGGACCTGTAAAAGATGTAGTTCCGTATCTTACAAGAAGAGCGCAGGAAAACACTTCTGTTGCAGGGCAAACGGGAAGAGAACTTGGTTTGATAAAGAAAGAGCTTGAAAGAAGAAAAAGCAGTAGATAAGTTTTTTTTACTTTAAAATATAAAAGCCTCACAAAAACTGTGAGGCTTTTTTTATGTTTGAACCTGTTTATTAAATATTGATAATTACTAATTATTAATTGATGTATTAATTATTTTTAAAATATATTGTTTTTTATTGATAATTTAATATCAATTTCTTATATTTGGTTATAACCAAGAAAAAACAGTTTATGAGTAAAACTTTATTTATTGCTATAGCATTAATAGCAAACTTTACATTTGCACAAACCTTTAATAATGGAGGTTTAAGTACAGGAGCTACTTCTAAAAGTGGTACAGCGGCACCAACTGGATATACATGGTCTGAAGCCCAGAATAATACAGGAAATACAACAGAGTCGAACACAAATGCAGGATATGGAGGAACTTACAGTTCTGCAACGGTAAGTTTTTTTATAGCAGATGATTTCACAATTCCGACAGGTCAGATCTGGAATATAACAGCTATTGACTTTTTTGCTTATCAGACGGGTTATACAGGAGCTACTTCTCCGTTTAATACGGCCAGAGTCAATATTTTTAGTTCAGATCCATCGGTAGCAGGAGCAGTAAGTGTTTTTGGAAATGATACCACAAACAGATTCAGTTCAAGTGTTGATTCTAATATGTATAGAATTTTTAACAGCCAAGTACCTACGGCTTCTACACCAGGAACAACAAGAAAAATTTGGAAAATTACAGCATCTACACCAGTCACTTTAACGGCGGGAACCTATTGGGTTAAATATCAGTTACAGAATGTAACAGTCGCAAATGCGGGCTTTCTTCCGCCTGTAACGATTCCAGGGACGAGAGGATTAGCAGGTTGGAATGCTAAACAAAACGATGCCATCGGAGGAACTTGGATTTCACTAATTGATGATGGAAATCCCTCAACTGCACAAGATTATCCAATGGATATGCCTTTCATTATTACTTTTACCAATACAGGTTTAGGTACAAAAGAAGTAATGCAGTATGATAACAGAATGCAGATATATCCTAATCCTGTAAAAGATGTTTTCAAAATTAACAATCCTGAAAAAAATAAAATTTCAGAAGTTGAAGTTATGGATATGTCAGGAAAGATTATAAAAACTTTAAAGGGTTCAGAAGAATATAATGTTTCAGATTTAGTGAAAGGAAATTATATTTTAAAAATTAAAAGCACTGAGCCTACAAAAATTGCAAAACTTATAAAGCAATAGCTTTAGTTTTCTTCTTCAAATATTTTAGCCTGATCATTTTCCTTGATCAGGTTTTTTATGGCTCAAAACTTTCGAATTTTCCATTTTCGTAGAAGATAACAATACGTTTTATTTTATCTTTCTGATTTACAATTGGTTGACTTATTGTTTGATCATTAGAGTTTTCTAATCGCTGAGAATCGGATATTTTTGTCTTTGCTGTACTTTGATCTGCTATAAAAGATTCTGGAGTAGCAGTTTTTGGAGTCTCAATTTCTTTTTCCTCAGTTCCAAAATTCTCATCGCTATTGATCATTGTAAAAAGATCGGGTAGAGAAGTCGTTTTCGGTTTTTCTTCTTCATAAATATCTTCAGACACTTTCAGATCCGGAAGCTCAGACTTTAGCATTTCACCTTCGCCTGTTACCAACCAGTCCCAAAGAATTTCAGGAAAACGTGATTTTATTTTTATAATAAATTCAAGAGACGGCTTGTTTCTTCCCGAAGTAATATGAGAAATAGAAGATCGCTGCACATCTATTTCATCTGCAAATTCAGATGACGTAAGATTGGAATACTCTATAACTTTGGAAATTCTCTCGTTTAAACTCATAAAACTATTTTCTAAGGTTGTTACAAATGTAAAAAATATAATTTACAAATGCAAATTATAGCAATAAACAAATGTAAACTATAGTTAAATACAAATGTAAACATAATAACTTTATATAAACTAGCTGTTTGCATATATAATCTAATATTTTACAAAAGTTTATCAATAATTGTATTCCTAAATTTCATGTAATATAGATCACAAAGTCGATAACTTATGGATAACTTATTTTGAATAAATGTGAAGATTTATCTAATAAAGTTATTTTTGCAAAGGTTTATGTTAGCATAGAGTAGTTGAGTATTTAATGCTTAATAAACCTCTTAAACAGGCATTAAAAGGAGGTTTACGATTGTAAAAAGATAACTTAAATTCAATTAAGCCACTGATGTATATATAATAGATGTTGTAATTAAAACACTATTTATAACAGTTTACATAATTAAACTATATCAACAATATTATATTCGAAATGAAAATTTAGATTAATTTACATTTGTATACCGTAATTATTTATATAGTTTTCCACATTATATACGTTTAATAAAGTTACTCCTAAACACTCTTAAAGATGACGTTATCTACTTAAAGTAATATTAAAATAATTATTTAGATAGATTTTTTAATTATTTGATTATTAGCATTTTGTTTATATGTAATTTAATTATTATCAATCCACAATTTTATCCACAGACATTTTGACAGTTGATTCTGTTTAATGAAATAACAAATGTAAATTTTATTTTTCTGTCAAAATTCGTTAAATTTGACTCTTGTAAACTACTATGTAATGAACTTTGAACAGATTTATTCACCTAATCCTAATTTCCCAAATCGTTATATTTCCCCTGAAAAATTATTTTCTTACCTACAGACGGATCTCAGTGGTCATATTAAGGAAATCGGAAAATCGTATTTAGAAAAACCTATTTATCAATTGACAGTCGGAACCGGTGATATTAATATTCTCGCCTGGTCGCAAATGCACGGAAACGAATCAAACGCTACTCATGCAATGTTAGATTTATTAATGAGTTTAGATAAAGCTCCCAAACTGAAGGAAGAATTATTGAGTAAGATAAAACTCGATTTTATTTTTATGTTAAATCCCGATGGTTCCGAAAGATGGACAAGATTGAATGCTGTCGATATTGATTTGAATCGAGACTTCCACAATGAATCAAGTAAAGAAATAAAATTCCTGAAAAATCTGGCAGCTTCTAAAAAATATGATTATGCTTTGAATCTTCATGAGCAAAGAACAATTTTTACAACAGACGGAATTCATCCTGCCACACTGTCTTTTCTTGCTCCCTCCGAAGATTATGAGCGAACTGTTACCGATAACCGCAAAAAATGTATGGCGGTAATTGCCGAAGTTTATAATCATTTGAAAGAATTAATCCCAAATCAGATCGGAAGATATTCTGATGAGTTTTATCCGACTTCTACAGGTGATAATTTTATCAAAGCAGGAATGCCAACGATTCTTTTTGAAGGAGGACATTTTGTAAATGACTATACAAGAAAAGGAACGAGGAAATATTACACGATTGCATTGTATTATGCACTGAAAGCCATCAGTGAATTAAACCATGGTATTGAAGGTTGGGAAACTTACCTCGATATTCCCGAAAACAAAGAAACGCATTACGATATTATTTACAGAAATGTAAAACTTAATACAGATCACGAATGTATTTTGGACGTCGCCGTTCAATACCGTGAAATAAAAGAGGAAGGAAAAGACGAAATATCTTTTGTCCCTTTCGTGATGGAAGTGGGAGATGTAAAACAACGAAAAGGTTGGCTGGAAATAGACTGTACCGGAAAGAAATTTGTTTCAGAAACCAAATATCCAAAATTAGATGCTGAAGTAAATTTTAAAATAGAAGACTAAAAAAGCGGAACAATTTGTTCCGCTTTTATTTATAAAGAATATCATTTCGATGAGAGAAATCTAGATAGATTCTTCACATTATTTGAAATGACAAAAATTAGTTCACAACTTTAATTCCGGTGGCTACAAATCTGATTTCCTCTTTCGGAGTTGTAATCGCATCAATTTCAGCTTGAGGTTTCTTCGCATCTTCTGCGTAATGTTTTTGTTCGTCAATAGAAGTTACTTTTCTTTCGGCAGTTCCGTCTAATACAACAGTTTTACCTTTTAAAGCAGTCGGAACGAAGAAGGCATAATCTTTCATTTTTACAAAAAACTGAGAATTATCTTCAGTCTGAATCGTTAACCAACATCCTTTTTTCTCACAAACGTCTGTTACTTTTCCTTTAACAGCTACGTTTTCTACTTTTTTATTATCTTTTTTTAGTTTTTTGCTTAATTTATCTACTGAGATTGCTTTAGATTCTGTTCCTGAAGCTACAGCACTTCCATATGTATCGCCTACCAATGCATTTCCTGCAGGAGGTCCAAATTTTTTAGTTTCCTGTGCAAAAGCCAAAGATGAAGCACTTATAGCTACTGCAAATAATATCGCTTTGAATTTCATTTTTAATATTTTTTTTCAAAATTACTAATAAAATTTGAATCACAAATCGTTAATTAACCGATAAAAGAAGGTCAATTTCTAAATTCCTGATAAATTTAAAAATAAAACCGCATATTTATTTATATTTGATATCTATTCAAAATTATGCAAAAAAAACTAAAACTTTGGGACGCCATTATGCTCGTAATGGGATCCATGATCGGTAGTGGAATTTTCATTGTAAGCGCCGATATGATGCGGAATCTCGGTTCCGGATACTGGCTGATCGTCGTTTGGATGATAACGGGAATTATGACCGTTGCAGCGGCAATCAGTTATGGCGAACTTTCAGCATTGTTTCCAAAAGCAGGCGGACAATACACTTATCTCAAAGAAATCTTCGGTAAAAAGATGGGTTTCCTTTACGGATGGGGATTGTTTACTGTAATTCAGACAGGAACGATTGCAGCGGTTGCCATGGCTTTCGGAAAATTTACAGCGTATTTGGTTCCGGCATTAAATGATGCAGCTCCAATTATCCAAAGTGGAGAATTTAAGATCACATGGATCCAGATTTTAGCCATCGGGACAATTATTTTATTGACGTATTTTAACACAAGAGGAGTAGAAAGCGGTAAAATATTACAAAATGTTTTTACAGGTTCCAAAATCATCGCCATATTAGGTTTAATTGCTGCCGGATTTATTTTGGTTGATTTTTCTCATTTGGCTGAAAATTTCAGTTTAGGATATGATTCTTTTAACAATCTTAAAAAAGACAATCTTGGAAATTTCCTGAAAGAAGGTTGGGAACCAATCGGCGGAATGACTTTACTGGGCGGAATTGCAGCCGCAATGGTGGGTTCAGTATTCAGTTCTGTAGCTTGGGAAAGTGTAACTTTTGTTTCAGGGGAAATTGAAAATCCAAAGAAAAACGTTGTAAAATCAATGATCTACGGAACAACTGCCGTAATGATCCTATATCTTGCCGTGAATTATGTTTACTTAAATGCCTTAGACAGAGACTCTATCGCTTTTGCAGAAAATGACAGGGTAGCAGTTGCGGCTTCACACTTTATTTTTGGAAGTGCAGGCACGGTGATTATCGCTGTTTTAGTCATGGTTTCTACTTTTGGATGTAATAATGGATTGATTTTAGCCGGAGCAAGAGTTTTCCAGACGATGGCAAAAGACGGAATGTTTTTTAAACAAGCCGAAAAAAACAACAAAAATGAAGTTCCGGCCAATGCACTATGGATGCAGGGAGTTTGGGCTTCTTTGCTGTGTTTAAGCGGTCAGTACGGTAATCTTTTGGATATGATCTCTTTCGTGATTGTGTTATTCTACATGATTACCGTTTTTGGAGTTATTTATTTAAGATTTAAGCAACCAAACTTAGAAAGACCTTATAAAACTTGGTTATATCCGGTTACGCCAATCATTTATTTACTGATCGGAGCAGGTTTCTGTATTTTATTGTTAATTTACAAACAACAATATACCTGGCCAGGATTCCTGATGGTTTTACTAGGACTTCCGGTCTACTATTTTATCAATCGAAATAAGAAAATTGAAGAATAAATTTCAAAAGCTGTTTGACTAGGTCGAGCAGCTTTTTTTATTTGAAGCTTGATCCCGCTTTCCGCACTCGCTATTTTTTCTTTTCGGCGGCGGCGGCAAAGCCGCCGCCGCCGAAAAGAAAAAATGAGCTCAGACAATTGCTTCAATCGGGGCTATGGTTGTAGTCATTTTCTCAACACTGTAATGTAATACTAAACATGCAGTTTGTCATTCCGGAGAAATCTAGGCTCAAATTTATTATAATGTAATTCTGGAAACGGTTGTAAACTTTCAACTTAATTCTCGATAAAAACCTCAGAAAGAATTTTAAACAACAATTTAAATTCTTACAATACTCTATTTCGTGAAAAATGATTAATTTGGTATTTCGTTTCAAGTAAACGATACGATGACGTAAAATAAAGAAGCTGAATCATGGATACACCAAATTACAGAATGCCTTTTGTTCCATCGACATTAATGACGGAGGGAGGAAGTATCGACACCTGCGACATGGGTGAAAGTATTGCCCACAACATTATGTTGCTGATCACGACAAAAAAAGGCGAAAACAGATACGATGAAAATTACGGAAACGACGTTTGGAACCTGGAATTCGATAACGGAATTACAAGTGCCGTTTGGGAAACTGTTTTCATAAAAAGTTTGAAAAGACAGATACAGGAATACGAACCCCGAATTGTTCAGCCGCAGATTGAAGCATATATACAAATTGTAGAACACAGCTACGACACAAAAGAACATACCGAAATCAAAAAGAAAGTACGAATTGCCATCAATGCAAAAATGGAAGAATCGGGAGAACGTTTCAGTTTTTCTACGGAACTCTTTCTGAGCCCGATGTCGATTGATTAAATCTTTTAAAACTGTAACCAGAACTTATGAACTTAGACCAGAATATATATTCCAAAGAATCTGTAAAAGCGAGAATGCTTCAGAATGCTACCAAAGTGTGGGGACTGAAAAGTCCGCAATCTCTTGATCCGTTTGTGAAATTACTGATCGATGCATTCAGCACTGAAATTTTCAAAGCAAATAACGAAATACAGAGTGTAAACGCCAGGATTTTAGAGAAATTAGCAAAACTGTTAACACCTTCAATTTATACACACCCGATCCCGTCTCATGCAATTGCCTTTACGCAGCCTTATGAATCGTCGGAAATTCTGTTGGAACACACCGAATTCTTTTTCAGGAAACAAATGACTTCCACGATAAAATCGGAGTCGGATAAACAGATCAATATTCCTTTTACACCGATTGGGAATGTCAGAATTAATAAAGTTCAGACTTCCATCATGTTTGTAGGAAATACCTGCTACAGCGTTGATGACAGACTGAATAAAATTCCTATTGCAAGATTTCAGGGGAAACCGGAAGATTATAGAAAAGTAACAATCGGAATTGATGTTACGAAGTATTCAAATGAAACTTTTCCTAAAAGTATAAGTATTTATTGCTCAAATCCTGCCTTTGAACATTTGGATTTTACCTATAAATTGTTGCCTTACATTACTGTTTCAAGCAATGGAAATCCTCTGTTTGTAAAAGAAGGCTTAACGTATTATAAAAATACCCAAGCCGATGGGTACGAACAAATGTTCCGCGAGCAGTCCATTCAGAATAAGCTGATTGAAGATGTAAAAAGCATATATAATCACAAATTTATTGAGGTAAGCGGAATTTCAAACTCATTATTCTCTGAGCCTGGGAAACTTCCCGAAAATCTTGATTTTGTTGATTATAAAGAAGAAATCATAAAATATATCGACGGAAAACGTTATTTATGGCTGGCTTTCGAGTTTCCGCCACAGTTTTCTGCTGAAATTTTAGATAATTTTTCTTTTGTACTGAATGCTTTTCCGATTTATAACCGAGGCTGGAAGAAAACGGAATACAGTTTAGACATTATGGGGAATAATATTCCGTTGGTGACTGATGAGGGCGAACATTTTTTATATGTTGATGAGGTTCAGGATGGGGACGGAAGACGATATACCGAAATTCCGTTTACCCCGAATGATGATTTAAGAAAAGGCTTATATACCGTAAGAAAAGGCGGAATGGAACGTTTTACCAACAGAAATGCAGTCGATATGATTGCCAATGTTCTGGAATTAACGAGAGACGAAATTGCAGCATTTTCTTTATTAAATCGAGATAATGTGAAAGGCGTTTTAAGCGAAATGTCCGATAAGATGAAATCGATGGTTCAGAAAGTGAATAATGCGAAAAGAAGTATTAAACAGGAACTGAATTACGTAATCATGGAACCTGTCGACAAAACAGATCATACCTACGCCTCATTTTGGATTACCCATTCTACGCTGGCCAATCATATGCGCCCCGGAACTGAACTTTCAAATCAATTAAAATCGCAGATGCTGGTACTTTTAACAGAAACGATTGGCGGAGCGGAAGAACAAAAAGGAACCGACAGCATTCAGGCGTATAAATACGCTTTAACGACGAGAGATAAAATTATTTCTCTGGAAGACGTAAAAAACTATTGCAGAATGGTTTTAAAAGACGAATTGAAAGATGTAAGAGTTACGCGCGGAACAATGATCAGTAATAAACCAAAAGAAGGATTCATCCGAACGGTTGAGGTTGAAATTATTCCGCAAAATTATTCTTTCTACGGAAGAGCTTATTGGGAAAATATGGCGAATATCCTCAGAAATCAAATCATTTCAAAAGCCATCGACGGAATTGAATATATTGTGAAAATCACGAACGAAGATTCAGATTTTGGAGATAATTAGAAATAAAAGTTTCGGGCAAACCTTTGGTTTGCCCGAAACTCATTAAAAACATAGTTAAAACAACCGATTCATAAGAATCACCTCTCTATTTTCCAGTAACTGAACCACCTGCTCCAAGACTATATTTTTGAAATGCTCAGAATTGCGGTGTGTTTCCAAAGCATCAGCATTTATATATCCTTCATATAAAATAATCATATTCTGGCTTTCCTGACTTTGATGCAGCTTATAAAATAAATTTCCTTCTTCCTGAGTACTTCTTTCTCCGACTTCCTTCATTAATTGAAGAACAGTATCCAGTTTTCCTTCTTTTACCTGCCATTTGGCATGAACAAATACTGTATTTTGATCCATTTTTTTTAATTTTAAAGTTATATTAAGCTTTTTTAGCTTCCAAAAGAGCTACGATTTTTTCACCAACACCTTTTGCAGAGGCCGGGTTTTGGCCTGTTACAAGATTTCCGTCCGTGATACTGTTGGCAGACCAAGGTTCAGCAGCATGGAAAATAGCCCCTTGTTCAGTCAATGCTGTTTGTAAATCGAAAGGAACATCCGGCCTTGCATAATTGTCTTCTTCTTCAGTAGTGAAAGACGTAATATTTTTACCATTGATCAAATAGCTTCCATCGCTCAATTTTACATTTAAAAGAGAAACCGGACCGTGACAAACTGCTCCGACAATACGATTACTTTCATAAAATTCCGCAATCACTTTTTTAAGTTCATCAGCTTCCGGCATATCAACCATCGGCGCTAAACCTCCAGGAACAAAAACTGCATCATAAGAATTAAGATCAACATTAGAAAGTTTTGTCGCATTATGCATATTTTCCCAACCTTTTCCGGTTAAGAATTTTAAATTATCTGGGTCATCAGCTAAATTTAAAGCATCTAAAAATGGAGATTCACCCGTTAAGCTTGCAAAATCGATCTGATAACCTGCTTTTTCAAATTCTGCATAAGGATGTGCTACTTCTGATAAGAAAGTTCCTGTTCTTCTATGGTTGGGTCCGATTGAGTGGGCATTGGAGACAATGATTAATACTTTTGCATTCATGACGTTACATTTTATAGTTAATTAAATATTTTGTTTGATCTTTTGAAATTGTTCTAAATTTCTATAGCAAATGTAGGCCGATCCGACGCCCGAACAGAAGGAGTGAAGTCACAAAAAAAGTGTGATCGAAATCACACTTATCTATTTATTGCTGTTTGAATATAATCTGCTGAGCGTTTCCCTGCTTACGCCCAGATATTCCGCGACATATTTTTTTGGAATTTGTGTGATGAGGTCTGGGTACAATTTTGAAAATTCTTCATACCGTTGTTGAGGCGTGCTGGATAATAAAAGCATAATTCTTTGCTGTAAAGCAATGTAGCCATTCATTAATTTTATTCTGAAAAAATGTTCCATCTTATGAAGTTCCAGAGATAATTTCTCTCTTCCTTCCAGCGTGAGACAGACAACCGCTCCGTCCTGCAGGCATTCTACAAACATGGTTGCATTTTTTTGCTTAAAAAACCCGATATAATCTGTCATCCACCAATTCTTTTTCGCAAACTGCAGAATATGTTCTTTTCCGTTTTCGTCAATATAAAATACTTTATAAATTCCATCCAAAGTCAGGAATTCATATTTTACTTCATCGCCTTCATGAACCAGAAACTGATTTTTACGAACATTTTTAAGGACAAAAAAGTTTTTGATATAATCAAATTCTTCGTCTGTCAATGGAGTTATGGCTTCAATATGTTCTCGCAGTCTGTTCATGCTTGTATTTTATGAAGTGTAAATTTAATTAATTCAAAAGAAAACTTTTGCAGTTTCTGACTAATTAATCTAACAATTTTTAACACAAAAAATTCCATAAAATTCCGTAATTTTGCACATCGTGATTTTCAGGTAAAGTCACACCAAATTATGAGTAAATCAACAGAATATATAGAAATTTACGGAGCCAGAGAACATAATCTTAAAAACATTAATGTCAAAATTCCGCGCAACGAATTGGTTGTAATTACCGGACTTTCGGGAAGCGGGAAATCATCATTGGCTTTTGATACGATTTTTGCGGAAGGTCAGCGCCGTTATATCGAAACGTTTTCTGCCTATGCAAGACAGTTTTTGGGAGGTTTGGAACGTCCTGATGTCGATAAAATTGAAGGATTGTCTCCTGTAATTGCCATTGAACAGAAAACAACCAACAAAAATCCACGTTCAACGGTAGGAACTGTTACGGAACTGTACGATTATCTGCGTCTTTTATATGCAAGAGTTTCAGATGCATATTCTCAGACTACAGGAAAGAAATTGGTCAGCTATACTGAAGATCAGATCCTGGAAGCGATCAAAGAAAATTATAAAGGCGAAAAAATCATGTTGATGGCACCTGTTGTTCGTTCCAGAAAAGGACATTATCACGAACTTTTTGTTCAGATGGCGAAGAAAGGGTACGGACAGGCGAGAATTGACGGAGAATTACAGGACATTGAATACGATTTAAAACTGGACCGTTACAAAACCCACGACATCGATATTGTGATCGACCGTTGGATTATCGGCGAAAGCGCGTCCGAAGGCAGAATGGAAAAATCGTTGCGAACAGCAATGGAAATGGGAGAAGGATTAATTGGAATTCAGAAACTTGGAAGTACAGAGATTGAATATTTCTCTAAAAATTTGATGGATGCCGAAACGGGTCATTCATTAGCTTTACCGGAACCGAATACATTCTCATTTAACTCTCCGAAAGGAAGCTGCCCAAGTTGTAAGGGATTAGGAACTATAAAAGAAATCAATACCGATTATTTTGTTGAGAATCCGAAATTGTCAATCAATCAGGGAGGTTTGTTGCCTTTGGAAGATATTAAATCTAACAAATGGATCTTGTCTCAGATTAAAAGTATTCTTGAAATTTTCGGTTTAGGATTAGCAACTCCTTTTAAAGATATTCCGGAAGAGGCGTTGGATTATATGTACAACGGCTGCCACAAAGAATTCAATAAAGATTTAAAATACGCAGGAATTACCAAAAAAATTAAAATTAGTTTTGATGGTTTGATTCCTTTTATGGAAGAACTGATTGAGGAAAGAGAATCTTACGAAGCGATTCTGCTGGAAAGACATTTCACAACGGAAGAAACTTGTCCGGAATGTAAAGGAGCCCGTCTTCAGCCCGGAAGTTTAAGCTTTAAGATTGACGGAAAAAATATTGCTGAGGTTAACGGGTTGAGTTTATCAGATTTAAAAGAATGGTTAGCTGATATTAAAGATAAATTCTCCGAAAAGAACGCAATTATTGCTCATGAAATTTTAAAAGAGATCGAAACTCGACTTCAATTCTTATTGGATGTAGGTTTGGATTATTTAAGTTTGAGCAGAAGTTCAAAAACACTTTCGGGAGGAGAATCGCAAAGAATTCGTCTGGCGACACAGATCGGTTCTCAGTTGGTGAATGTTCTTTATATTCTGGATGAACCAAGTATTGGGCTTCACCAAAGAGATAACGAAAGATTAATTAAATCATTAAAAAATCTTCGTGACATCGGAAACTCTGTTTTGGTTGTTGAACACGACAAAGATATGATTCTGGAAGCCGATGAGGTATTGGATATCGGTCCGAGAGCCGGAAAATTTGGTGGAGAAATTCTTTGGCAAGGAAAACCGAAAGATTTATTAAAAGCTGATACAATTACGGCTCAATACATCAACGGGAAAAGAAAGATTGCTGTTCCGGAAGTAAGAAGAGCCGGAAATGGTAAAAATATATTGTTAAAAGGTGCTACCGGAAACAATCTTAAGAATGTAACCCTTGATATTCCTTTGGGAAAATTGGTGGTGGTTTCAGGAATTTCAGGAAGCGGAAAATCTTCTCTGATTAACGGAACGTTGTATCCGATTCTTAATAAACACTTTTACAGAGCGGTTCAGGAACCTTTGCCATACAAAAAAATCGAAGGACTTGATAACATTGATAAAATTGTTGATGTAGACCAAACGCCAATCGGTAGAACGCCACGATCAAATCCTGCGACCTACACGGGAATGTTTACAGACATCAGAAATTTATTTTCAGAGTTGCCGGAAAGTAAAATACGTGGGTATAAGCCTGGAAGATTTTCATTTAACGTAAAAGGCGGAAGATGTGAAACGTGTCAGGGAGGTGGTTTGAAAGTGATTGAAATGAATTTCCTGCCGGACGTTTATGTTCACTGCGAAACCTGCAACGGAAAACGTTTCAACAGAGAAACTTTGGAAGTCCGTTACAAAGGAAAATCTATTTCCGATGTTTTGGATATGACCATTGATGAAGCAGTAGATTTCTTTCAGCCGATTCCTAAGATTTTTGCGAGGGTAAAAACTTTACAAGATGTTGGGTTGGGATATATCACAATGGGACAGCAGTCTACAACGCTTTCAGGTGGAGAAGCTCAACGTATCAAATTAGCAACAGAACTCGCAAAAAGACAAACCGGAAATACATTATATATTCTTGATGAACCGACTACCGGACTTCAT
Proteins encoded in this region:
- a CDS encoding T9SS type A sorting domain-containing protein → MSKTLFIAIALIANFTFAQTFNNGGLSTGATSKSGTAAPTGYTWSEAQNNTGNTTESNTNAGYGGTYSSATVSFFIADDFTIPTGQIWNITAIDFFAYQTGYTGATSPFNTARVNIFSSDPSVAGAVSVFGNDTTNRFSSSVDSNMYRIFNSQVPTASTPGTTRKIWKITASTPVTLTAGTYWVKYQLQNVTVANAGFLPPVTIPGTRGLAGWNAKQNDAIGGTWISLIDDGNPSTAQDYPMDMPFIITFTNTGLGTKEVMQYDNRMQIYPNPVKDVFKINNPEKNKISEVEVMDMSGKIIKTLKGSEEYNVSDLVKGNYILKIKSTEPTKIAKLIKQ
- a CDS encoding helix-turn-helix domain-containing protein, which codes for MSLNERISKVIEYSNLTSSEFADEIDVQRSSISHITSGRNKPSLEFIIKIKSRFPEILWDWLVTGEGEMLKSELPDLKVSEDIYEEEKPKTTSLPDLFTMINSDENFGTEEKEIETPKTATPESFIADQSTAKTKISDSQRLENSNDQTISQPIVNQKDKIKRIVIFYENGKFESFEP
- a CDS encoding M14 family zinc carboxypeptidase, translating into MNFEQIYSPNPNFPNRYISPEKLFSYLQTDLSGHIKEIGKSYLEKPIYQLTVGTGDINILAWSQMHGNESNATHAMLDLLMSLDKAPKLKEELLSKIKLDFIFMLNPDGSERWTRLNAVDIDLNRDFHNESSKEIKFLKNLAASKKYDYALNLHEQRTIFTTDGIHPATLSFLAPSEDYERTVTDNRKKCMAVIAEVYNHLKELIPNQIGRYSDEFYPTSTGDNFIKAGMPTILFEGGHFVNDYTRKGTRKYYTIALYYALKAISELNHGIEGWETYLDIPENKETHYDIIYRNVKLNTDHECILDVAVQYREIKEEGKDEISFVPFVMEVGDVKQRKGWLEIDCTGKKFVSETKYPKLDAEVNFKIED
- a CDS encoding DUF4920 domain-containing protein; the protein is MKFKAILFAVAISASSLAFAQETKKFGPPAGNALVGDTYGSAVASGTESKAISVDKLSKKLKKDNKKVENVAVKGKVTDVCEKKGCWLTIQTEDNSQFFVKMKDYAFFVPTALKGKTVVLDGTAERKVTSIDEQKHYAEDAKKPQAEIDAITTPKEEIRFVATGIKVVN
- a CDS encoding APC family permease, translated to MQKKLKLWDAIMLVMGSMIGSGIFIVSADMMRNLGSGYWLIVVWMITGIMTVAAAISYGELSALFPKAGGQYTYLKEIFGKKMGFLYGWGLFTVIQTGTIAAVAMAFGKFTAYLVPALNDAAPIIQSGEFKITWIQILAIGTIILLTYFNTRGVESGKILQNVFTGSKIIAILGLIAAGFILVDFSHLAENFSLGYDSFNNLKKDNLGNFLKEGWEPIGGMTLLGGIAAAMVGSVFSSVAWESVTFVSGEIENPKKNVVKSMIYGTTAVMILYLAVNYVYLNALDRDSIAFAENDRVAVAASHFIFGSAGTVIIAVLVMVSTFGCNNGLILAGARVFQTMAKDGMFFKQAEKNNKNEVPANALWMQGVWASLLCLSGQYGNLLDMISFVIVLFYMITVFGVIYLRFKQPNLERPYKTWLYPVTPIIYLLIGAGFCILLLIYKQQYTWPGFLMVLLGLPVYYFINRNKKIEE
- a CDS encoding GPW/gp25 family protein is translated as MDTPNYRMPFVPSTLMTEGGSIDTCDMGESIAHNIMLLITTKKGENRYDENYGNDVWNLEFDNGITSAVWETVFIKSLKRQIQEYEPRIVQPQIEAYIQIVEHSYDTKEHTEIKKKVRIAINAKMEESGERFSFSTELFLSPMSID